CCACATTTCTTCTCTCTCCTCTCATCAACAGCCTCCATTGTCAATCTCTCTCTAGAAACAGAGAGAAAGAAACCAAATGGCTCTTTCCAACGCCGCCTCCTCCTCCTCTCTCTCCACCAGATCCCTCTACACGGGTCTCTCTCACCGTCACAGTAACCGTCAATCCTCCCTCCCTTTCCACCGCTCCGTCAACCTCGTCACGGCCCTCCACGCGGCGGATCCGTCCCGAAACGCCGCCGTTTCAGTCAAGGAATCCGTTTCTGCTGCATTGGAATGGACGCCGGAGAGCTGGAAGCTGAAGAAGGCTCTGCAGCTTCCCGATTACCCCGACGCCGCCGAGCTCGACTCTGTCCTCAAGACCATCGAGGCTTTCCCTCCGATCGTTTTCGCCGGAGAAGCCAGAAACTTGGAAGAGAGATTGGCGGATGCCGCCGTCGGCAAAGCTTTCCTCCTCCAGGGAGGAGATTGTGCAGAGAGCTTCAAGGAGTTCAATGCGACCAACATCAGAGACACCTTCAGAGTTCTCCTTCAGATGAGCATTGTTCTTACCTTCGGAGGTCAAGTCCCTATCGTAAAGGTTAGATCTTTCTCTCTGTTTCTAATAGTAAAGGTGAGATTTTTATTCGTAAAGGTGAGATTTTTATTCGTTTGGTTTTAGGTTGGGAGAATGGCAGGTCAGTTTGCGAAGCCTAGATCTGACCCTTTCGAGGAGAAGGATGGTGTGAAGCTGCCTAGCTACAAGGGAGACAANNNNNNNNNNNNNNNNNNNNNNNNNNNNNNNNNNNNNNNNNNNNNNNNNNNNNNNNNNNNNNNNNNNNNNNNNNNNNNNNNNNNNNNNNNNNNNNNNNNNGGATCCCTGATCCCAACAGGATGATCCGTGCTTACACACAGTCTGCAGCTACTTTGAACCTTCTTAGAGCCTTTGCCACTGGAGGTTACGCTGCAATTCAAAGAGTTACACAGTGGAACCTTGATTTCGTTGAGCAAAGCGAGCAAGCTGACAGGTGAGTTGAATGAAACAAAGAAGAACAGAGTTTCCTCTGTTTCAGACTCTGAATGGTTTATCTTGTTGTTGTTGTGTAGGTACCAGGAGCTGGCGAACAGGGTTGATGAGGCATTGGGGTTCATGTCTGCGTGTGGACTCACCACGGATCATCCACTCATGACTACAACTGATTTCTACACGTCTCATGAGTGTTTGCTTCTGCCTTATGAACAGTCTCTCACGAGGCTGGACTCGACTTCTGGTCTCTACTATGATTGCTCTGCGCACATGGTGTGGTGTGGAGAGCGTACTAGACAGTTGGATGGTGCTCATGTTGAGTTTCTCAGGGGGATTGCTAACCCTCTTGGCATTAAGGTACTTTTAAAGGATTAGCAAAACAGAGTAGGACATGGAGTTTCTTGTGGCCTCTTACAATTGATTTGGATTTTGAGTGAAATTGCATTGACTATTTGATGCAGGTGAGTAACAAAATGGATCCCAATGAGCTTGTAAAGCTTGTGGAGATCCTGAATCCTAACAACAAACCTGGAAGAATCACTGTGATTGTGAGAATGGGTGCTGAGAACATGAGGGTTAAGCTTCCTCATCTGATCAGAGCAGTGCGGAGGTCAGGCCAGATTGTGACATGGGTCTGTGATCCAATGCATGGAAACACAATCAAAGCACCTTGCGGTCTCAAAACAAGAGCCTTTGACTCTATCCTGGTACACAACCTTCCATCAGCATAACATGTGTATATACTTTAGCTTTTGCATTTATTTATAATTTTTTTTTAACAGGCTGAAGTGAGAGCCTTCCTTGATGTGCACGAGCAAGAAGGAAGCCACGCGGGAGGTATCCATCTAGAGATGACAGGACAGAACGTGACAGAGTGCATTGGAGGGTCCCGTACTGTGACATACGATGACTTGAGCTCACGCTACCACACACACTGTGACCCGAGGCTCAACGCTTCTCAGTCTCTTGAACTGGCCTTCATTGTTGCTGAACGGCTTAGGAAGAGAAGGACCGCTACTCAGCGTCTATCTTAAGTTGCCGTTTTATTTTCTCTCTTTTGTTTTTGTGAGTTTGGTGTCTTTATGACCTGCCTCTTTAGGAGGAGTAAACCTTGCTTGAACCTTGTTACGTTTTGCTGTGTCCCAGACAATCTCACGTCTTTGTTTTTTCAATTTAATGTTAAAAACTGTATGAATGCTACTACTGTAAACTCCTCATTATTACATACAGTATCAACAAACTTGGAACTCGTTCTAACAACAATTATCTTTATGGCTATTATAGACTAAATAATCCAGAGTAATATGACTAACCTTGTTATTCAACAAGGCCCATTAACTCAGTAGGTGAGAGCGTCGTGGTAAGGTCAGCAGGTTCGAAATCTGCATGGGCCATTTTATTTATTTCTTTTAGTAGTTAACTGTTGAATGGTTCAAGATACTGTGTTTAAAACGTTAAGATCAGTGTTTCTAAAACCTGTCCGGCTAACAAACCGGAATTTTTTTGGGTCATGGGTCATTATGGTTCGAGCGGATCTGAACCGGGTTCGATCGGGTTTACTTAGTTAAACTAAATTTAATGATATTTTATAAATAATATGCATATTCTTAAAAAAATAGATCATATCAAATAAAATGTTTAAATAGCCGTAATGTGTAGAAAACTTAAAAATCACAATTAAAATCTAAAATCAATATGAAAAACACATTTAAACTTTATTCACAGATTTTATCATTCTAAATCTTCATCATTTAAAAAAAAAGATTATATATACATTAGGTAAAAATTAGATTTTGAAATACAAATTTCACAAACGTAAATGTTTCCATTATTTAAAGTCTTCAAAACAAGTGATCATGAAATAAAATTTAAACAAAGTGAGAAGTA
This sequence is a window from Brassica oleracea var. oleracea cultivar TO1000 chromosome C1, BOL, whole genome shotgun sequence. Protein-coding genes within it:
- the LOC106328518 gene encoding phospho-2-dehydro-3-deoxyheptonate aldolase 1, chloroplastic; the protein is MALSNAASSSSLSTRSLYTGLSHRHSNRQSSLPFHRSVNLVTALHAADPSRNAAVSVKESVSAALEWTPESWKLKKALQLPDYPDAAELDSVLKTIEAFPPIVFAGEARNLEERLADAAVGKAFLLQGGDCAESFKEFNATNIRDTFRVLLQMSIVLTFGGQVPIVKVGRMAGQFAKPRSDPFEEKDGVKLPSYKGDPDPNRMIRAYTQSAATLNLLRAFATGGYAAIQRVTQWNLDFVEQSEQADRYQELANRVDEALGFMSACGLTTDHPLMTTTDFYTSHECLLLPYEQSLTRLDSTSGLYYDCSAHMVWCGERTRQLDGAHVEFLRGIANPLGIKVSNKMDPNELVKLVEILNPNNKPGRITVIVRMGAENMRVKLPHLIRAVRRSGQIVTWVCDPMHGNTIKAPCGLKTRAFDSILAEVRAFLDVHEQEGSHAGGIHLEMTGQNVTECIGGSRTVTYDDLSSRYHTHCDPRLNASQSLELAFIVAERLRKRRTATQRLS